The Silvibacterium dinghuense DNA window GACGCGGCAAAGAAGATTGTCGATGGCTACAAGTCGCATCTTGAGAAATGGAACGACGACCTCAACGAAGAGCAGACCCAGGCTCATGAACACGAAGAGGCCGTCCATCGCCTGGAGCGTCACGCCAACCGTTTCGATCTCGGCGAGGCGCTGCTCGAGATCGGTCTGGTTGTCACCTCAATTACTCTGCTCACCCGCCAGCGCTTTTACTGGTGGATGGGCATGGCCTTCGGCATCTCGGGCATGATCATCGCCGCCTGGGCCTTCCTGGTTCGCTGAAGCCCGCATACGATCTCTCCTGATAAGCAAAAACAGCAAGGGCGGCAGACGCATCGCATCTGCCGCCCTTCGCAGCTTTCATCCTCTACAGAGCTGCGGGCAGTTCCCTGCCCGAATGCCGCCTAGTTCGCCGAGCAGGCTTTCCCGGAGGCAGGCTTGTCGCCCTCGGCCTTGGCCTGCGCCTCGGTTACATACTTGCCGGCCTTGGTCTTGCCATACCACCGGGTGCCGGAGCAGTGATAAACGTGGCTGTCGGTGTTAACCCATACCTGGCCATTACCGCCGCCCGGAGCGGGAGTGGTTCTCGCTGCAGCGCTGCTTTTCGCAGCCGCGGCAGGAGCCGGAGCCGCTGCAGCCGGAGCGGGCGTGCTGGCTGCAGCGGGCTTTGCGGCCAGGGCTGGAGTACTGGCAGGCGCAGCCGCGGTCGAAGACGTGGAGCTGGCATACCATGTGCCGATTCCTCCGTGGCCGCCGCAGGCGCCACGCTTGGTTTTATTGCTGGTGTAGGTGCCGTCCTTGCACTGGCCGGTAGATCCCGCGGGAGCCTGGGCGTGCATCAGGGCCGGAGTGGAAAACAGCGCCGCCAGCATAACTACGAGGTACATTTTCCGTTTTGTCATGTAAATACCTTGTTAATCACTTTGAAGTGAAGTGCGTGCAGCAAGGGCATCGTACATTCGGCTGGACAAATTGGCGAGGAGCTTTGAGAATTTCTCTGGCGTTTCACGCCTGGAGGGCAAATGGGATTTTTTGATGCACTGAAGTCCGTGACAGAAAGCTATACCGGCAATGGCGATCACGCCGCTGTCACCAGCAGTCTTCTTGAAGTCGTGCAAAACAACGGAGGCGTGGGCTCTCTGCTGCAGACTCTCCAGCAGAACGGAGCCGGCGGGCTGGTTTCGCAGTGGGCCGGCGGCCAGACTCAGTCCGCCGATCCATCCGCGATCGAAAACAGCCTCGGCAATTCCGGCATCATCGACACGATCGCCCAGAAGACCGGCATCGCGCCTGACACGGTGAAGTCCAGCCTGGCCACGGTCCTGCCTCTGCTGGTCCACCATGCCACCTCGAACGGCGTGGTCACCGAAGACGGGCAGCCGGCAGCCAACAGCGGCAGCGCCGATCCCGCCGCCATGCTGCAGTCGGTCCTCGGAAAGCTGCTCTAGAGCCTGAAAATGTAAGCCAGGTACGCAGAACGCTGCTCCATCATTCCACTCTCAAGGAGAAGACATGGCAGGAAAGTTCGTACTGAGCAAAGCATCGGACGGAGAGTTCCGTTTCGTACTCAAGGCCGGCAACGGCGAAACCATTCTGGTCAGCGAGCTCTACAAGGCCAAGGCCAGTGCCGAAAACGGCATCGCTTCCATCAAGAAGAATGCCCACATCGACGCGCACTATGAACGCAAGGAAGACAAGAACGGCCATCCCCGCTTCAACCTGAAGGCCGGAAACGGCGAGGTCATCGGCGCCAGCCAGAGCTACCACAGCGTCGAGGCGCGCGAGCACGGCATCGAGTCGGTGAAGCATAACGCACCGGAAGCCGAAATCGAAGACCTGACCTAGCTGCTGCGCGCAGGGCAATCCGCCTTCGGCCTCCGCTCCCGCGTGATCGCGCACGGTGACCACGGGTGGCCCATTCAAGCCCGCAGTTAGTTTGAGTGGGGAACAGGAATCTCCACGGAGCCGTGAAGACCATGCCTTCCCACCCAAGCTTCGCTTGGGTGGGACACCCTTCTTCTTTTTCAAGCCAGGAAAGCACATCCAAATCGCGACCAGCGGGAGCGGGAGGCCGAAGGCGATCTGCCCCACGCAGTGGCCTTTCCTCACAGGTCCCTGCCCTGTAAGCTTTTGAGGAAAGGTCGCATATCCTGATGCTCTCCGCCCTTCGCCGCGCCGCGCTCGCCGCGCTCCTTTTCGTTCCACCCGCATGCCTCGCCCATGCCCAGCAGTTCGTTACTCCCGTGGTCACTGCCGATCACGGTCCTGAGGCCGAAGCTCAGCAGCAGAAGCACTATGTCGTCATGGTCTCGCTCGATGGCTTCCGCTGGGATTACGCGAAGCGCTATGGAGCCCCGCACATTCTCGAGCTGGCGAAGGAAGGCGCCAGCGCGCCCGACGGCATGATCCCGTCCTACCCCTCGCTGACCTTTCCCAATCACTACACACTGGTCACCGGCCTCTATCCTGAGCACCACGGCATCGTCGCCAACAGCTTCTATGACCCGGCCCGCAACGCCCGCTACGCCCTCGGCAAGCAGGACGCGGTCACCGACGGCTCCTGGTACGGCGGCGTGCCGCTCTGGTCGCTGGCAGAAAAACAGGGCATGCGCTCCGCCTGCTTCTTCTGGCCCGGTTCCGAGGCCGAAATCGCCGGCGAACGCCCCAGCTACTACCTCCACTTCGACGACCACATCGACGAGCACCAGCGCATCGACCAGATCGTGCAGTGGCTCCAGCTGCCCGCCGAGAAGCGCCCGCACTTCCTCACTCTCTACTACTCCGATGTCGACCATGCCGGCCACGAATACGGCCCTGACTCAAAGCAGGTGGCCGAGGCCGTCCACCGTGTCGACGAACTGATCGGAGAGCTGCATCGCAAGCTCGATGCCCTGCACCTGCCCATCGATCTGATTGTCGTCTCCGATCACGGCATGACCCGCGTCCAGGGCAACTGGATCGACCTCGACCAATACGTCTCGCTCGACGGCTTTGAGACTGCCGGCCCTCTGCTCTACGCGCCAAGCGAGGCTGAAGCCAACCGCGTCTATCAGAAACTGAAGGCCGCCGATGCCCGCTTCGAGGTCTATCGCCGCGCGAAGATGCCCGCCGGACTGCACTATGACAGCAATGCCCGCGAGGGCGACCCGGTCATCGTGCCCAAAGGACCCTATCTCATCCGCGCCCATGCGCCTGACCCGGGACAGCCCGTGCATCCGCCCATGGCCGGCGAGCACGGCTACGATCCGGCCCAGATGCCCGAAATGCGTGCCATCTTCTTCGCCGCCGGTCCGGACATCCGCGCTGGCGTCGCCCTCAAACCTTTTGAGAACATCAATGTGTATCCGTTCGTGACCGCAATTCTCGGCCTCGAGAATCCGCCCATCGACGGCAGCCCCAACGTGCTCTCGGGAGCGCTCAAGAGCGACGTAGTTTCAAGCAACGAGGTTAAGCAGTAACGATGGCTTTTTTTCTGGGATTCGATGCAGGCGGCACCAAGACCACCTGCGCTCTGGGCGATGACCACCGCGAGCTCCTCCGCCTTACCGGCGGCAGCATCAAGCCCCTCCGCGTAACCTTCGAGGAAGCCGCGGAAAACATGCGCGCCCTTCTGGCAGAGATCGCCGCGCAGTCCGGCGTCGATCTGCGTCAGGTCACCGCGTCCTGCATCGGCACCGCAGGCGTTCGCCTGCCCCAGACCCAGCAGTGGATGCGCGACATTCTCCAGCCTCACGCCGGCGGCGAGATCACCATCGTCGGCGACGAAGAAGTCGCGCTCGACGGCGTCTTCCCCGGCCAGGCAGGCGTGCTCATGATCGCCGGCACCGGCTCGAACACTCTCGGCCGGACCTCCACCGGCGAGCTGATCCATGTCGGCGGCTGGGGCCCGGCCCTCGGCGATCAGGGGTCTGGCCACTGGATCGGCCACCAGGCTCTCCGCGCCGCCTTTCACGCCCTCGACTTCAGCCAGCCGACGCTGCTGCTCGACCGCGTCCGCGCATTCTGGGGAGCGGCTACCGTCGGCGACGTCGTGAATATCGCCAACGCCACACCGCCGCCTGATTTTTCCAAGCTCGCTCCGATCGTGCTCGCCTGCGCGCTCGAAGGAGATGCCGTCGCAGCCCGCATCCTCGCCGAAGGCGGACGCCTCCTGGGCGAAGATGCGCTTGAGGCGCACCGCCGCGTCCGCGCTCTCGAGCCCAAGGCGAAAGAGCCCGGCATTGCCTTCATCGGCAGCATCTTCGAGCGCATCGCGCCGATGCGAGAAAGCGTAATCGCCACCATCCGCCGCGAGCTGCCCACCGCACCCATTGCGAATGAAGTCTCCGACGCCATCCGCGGAGCTCTATGGCGCGCCCGCCAGCTTGCGGTCGCTCCGGCGGTCTAAAAGTGGACTCTGGCAATCAGCAGGAGCCGTCGCACCTCTCCACGAAGGCGCCTCCGGAAAGAGGACTTCGGAGGCAGTCCTGCAGCGGAGCAAGAGAACAGGCACCATAGAAAAACTGGTCATCGACAGCGCGACCCTGCCGGAGGAGAACTGATCCATGCCCCGTGATCCTGGACTCGAAGAACTCATCCACAGCGTTCTCGGCGAACCACCCGGCCTTACCGAGAAGGCCATGTTCGGCGGATGGGCGTACCTGCTTCACGGCAATCTTCTCTGCGGAGCCCGCACCGGCAGCCTGATGCTGCGCATCGGCCGCGACAATGAGGCCTGGGCGCTTGCCCTTCCCGGAGTGGCGCCCATGGTCTCGCGCGGACGGCGCATGTCCGGCTACGTGCGCGCCCTGCCGGAGGCCTACGCCGACGACGCAACCTTCCAGCGACTCATGGAAGCGGCCATCGCCTTCACCCGCACCCTGCCCAAGAAGTAATTCTCCGAAGAGCGCAAGCCGGAGAGACCGGCATGCCATGGAAGCATGCCGGCTCTCTTCGGGATCTACTCTCCAACCACGGCGCTGAAAATGCGCAGATAATTCCCGCTGCCAATCTTGCCAATCTCGTCTGTCGCGAATCCGACCTTCAGCATCGCGTCGACGACGGCATAGTAGAAGCCGGTCTTCTGATCCGCCCAGGCAAGGTTCGTACGCTGCCCAACCTGCGACGGACCACCAGGAGGACCACCAGCATGCGGGCCATCCGGATGAGGAGTACCCGGCGGAGGACCGCCATGCCATGGGGTGGGCGGCGTGAGCTTCGTATCCGTGCCGATGCACACGTGATCGACGCCGATCACATCGGCCAGGGCGTGCAGGTTCTTCGCATAGTCTAGCGGGGTATCGGCAAGATGCGTCCACACACCGACCGCGCCTCCGGCACTCGCAACAGCCTTGGCCTGTTCCTTGCTGATGAGCCGCGGCCGCATCATCTGCGCCATGCGTGGATCGTTGCCCAGCCGCCAGTCAGGTCCGGTGTGCGAGATGACCATGGGCTTCGTCGAGATCTTGAGCGCATCCTGCGTCGTCTTCATGTCGGCATGGGCCAAGTCAATGAGCATGCCCAGCCGGTTGCATTCCCGGACGACATCGACACCGAACGGCGTCAAACCGCCGTATTGCGGGGGCCTCGTGTAGACATCTCCCAGCGGCGGCGTAGCGTCGCTGTCATGCAGCAGCCCGAAGTGACGCAGCCCGCGATGATAGGCCTCTTCCACCCGATCCAGGTGCCCTTCGAGAAAGTGTGCGCCCTCGACCGACTGAATCACGGTCGGCTGATGCTTCCTGTGCGCGGCATGAACGTCGTCCGGAGTGAGAGACCGCTTCATGCCATTGCGCTCCAGCTGGCGATCCATCGAAGCCATGGCATTCTTGAAGCGCTCATAGGCATTGCCCTGCTGATAGTCGGTCGCAAAGGTCATGCAGATGGCCGTAAGCCCTGACCGCTTCATCTCACCGGAGAGATCGATATCCGGGCCGGGCACCTCGTCCGCAGTCATGGGCACATCGATGTGGTTGTGCGTATCGATACCGAGGGTCTTCGCGACAGTCCTGCTCACCCGCGGGTCAACCCCCTCGCCGGCCGCATCCGCAGCCCAGGCCCAACGCTGGCCGAGCGTCATCGCAGCTCCGGCGGTCATGGCCACGGTAGAGAGAAACTGCCGCCGGGAGCGGCCAGAGCGTGCTGTCATCGAAATCTCTTCCTTCCGAACAATTCGGAATGCGCCGGAATGGGTCCGTGCTCTTTCATCCGCCGCCCAGATTCGACAGCAGTCTGAAGATGGACGTCAAAACTCCGGCCGAAGTCTCCACACCGCTTCCATTGCCGGGCATTTTCCCTTCAGACCACCCGCAACCTCCTGCCGTTCGAGCAGCCGCTGCTCGGCAGCCGCCGGATAAAGCCGCCGCACCTCTGTCTCGTCTACGGAGAAGGGAGGCCCGTCGTCGCAAACCTGGTCGTACTCGAAGCAGATGAGCAGTTGCGGAGCCGAGTCCGTCAGTCGCAGCAGGTGCGGTACATAGCGGTCGCGCATCTCTTCGGGAAAAGCCACCAGAGCGGCGCGGTCATAGACCATATCCACCGGGCCCAGCATCTCCGGAGTCAGGTCGAAGATGCTGCCCTGGAAGATGGAGACGCCTTCCGCGTCATAACGCTGCAAGGAACCCATGGCCGTGACACGCGGCTCACGCCCAAGCTCCTCAAAGAACTGCGCTACGGCGATCGGGCTCAGCTCCGCGCCGGCCACGCGATGGCCCTGGCTCAGCAGCCAGTGCATGTCCAGGCTCTTGCCGCACAGCGGGATAAAGACACGCGCAGGCGCCGGCATCTGGAGCTGTCCAAAATGCCGCACCAGCAACGGATTTGCCTGTGGGGTATGGAACCCGATCTGGTTGTTCTTCCACCGGTCCTGCCAGAATGCTTCCTGCATGTCTCTGTTCCCCCACCCAGCCCCTTCGTTGTCAGTCCCCAGTTGTCAGTTTTCAGTCACTGGGGACTGGGGACTCACACCTGGCAACTCCGGGCGCCCCATGTCTCGATGATGAGACGTGGGATAACACGCTTACCCTCGCACCTGCCCGCGCAGAATCGTCCCCACCACTTCGTTCTTCGCGTTCAGCACCGTCATATCCGCGCTGCGGCCTGCGGCCAGCGTGCCTACCTGATCGGCGAAGCCCGTCATGCGCGCCGGGTTGCGGCTGGCCAGCTTGGCTACCTCCGTCAGCGGAGCTCCGGTGAACGCGGCAAAGTTTCTGACCGCGTGATCGAGCGTAAGCGTGCTGCCGGCGAGGGTGTTTTCTCCGATGAGGCAGACGCCGTCCTTCACCCGCACATCGAGCTCGCCCAGCTTGTAGTTGCCGTCGGGCATGCCGGTGGCCGCCATCGCATCGGTGATGAGAATCGCCTTCTCCGGCCCCTTGCACTTCCAGTAGATCTTCACTGCCTGCGGCGCCACGTGCAGACCGTCGCAGATCAGCTCGCCGTAGAGATGATCGTTGGACAGCACCTCGCCCAGCAGCCCCGGGCTGCGATGATCGAAGGCGCGCATCGCGTTGTAAGTGTGCGTCGCAGAGACCGCGCCCGCGGCCGTGCCCTTCGCCGCCTGCTCGGAATTGGCATCGCTGTGCCCCATGCTGATGCGTACGCCCAGCTTCGTCGCGTGCTCGATGACCTCGAGCGCGCCGGGCAACTCCGGAGCGATGGTCATGAGGCGAATATGCCCCTCGGCCGCCTGCCAGAAGCGGTCGAACATCGTCACCGTCGGCTCCAGCAACTGGTGCGCCGCGTGCGCACCCTTCTTGTGCGGCGAGAGAAACGGCCCTTCCAGGTGGATGCCCAGAGGCTTCGCGCCATACTCGGTCGAGCCCATGAACTTCACCAGCCCTTCGAGCGAGCGCAGCGTCGTATCGAGCGGCGCGGTCACCGTTGTCGGCAGGTAGCTGGTCACGCCGCGCGCGGCGAGGAAGCTGCCGATCTTCCCGAATGCCTCCGGCGTCGCCTCCATGATGTCGTGCCCCACGCTGCCATGGATATGGACATCGAAGAGCCCTGGCGCCAGGGTACAGCCGGCAAAGTCCACATGCTCGCCTTCCGGCAGCGCTGCCTCACCGCGCGTGGCAATCCGAGTCACGACACCGTCTTCCACCACGACAACCGGGTTCTCAATCACCTCTTCCGCGGCAATCAGCCGCGAGGCCGTAATCACTGTCTGCATGCTTCATCTCTCCGGAGCCAGAGCGCTCCCAGCTATCGCACCGGCGCTGCAAGGCGCCGGAAAAATCGCGTCTTAAAAAACCTTACACTGCTAGGAGATGAAGTCTCGTCGTATCGGCATCCACCTCTCCACTTCCGGCGGCGTTTTCAAGGCCGCCGAGCGCGCCCATGAGATCGGCGCAAACACTTTTCAGATTTTCTCATCCAGCCCGCGGATGTGGCGCCCCACCCGCATCGCGCCAAAAGATTGTGAAGAGATGCACCGCCTCTGCGCGCTCTACGACTGCGCGCCGCTGGTCATCCACACCAGCTACCTCGTCAATCTCTGCAGCCAGTCCGACGAAACCCGCCAGAAATCCATCGCCGCCTTTCGCGGCGAGGTCGAGCGGGCGCTCGCGCTCGGCGCCGAGTATCTTGTTCTCCATCCCGGCTCCTGGCGCGGCCTCACCCGCGACCAGGGCCTGGAGCTGGCCGCCGAATCCATTGCCGCGGCCACCGAGGGCATCGCCTTCGACAGCTCCAACTTCCGCATCCTCATTGAAAACACGGCTGGAGCCGAGTTTTCGCTCGGCGGCAGCTTCGAGCAGGTCGCCGAGCTCATCGCCCGGCTCAAAAAGGTCGTCCCCGTCGGCGCCTGCCTCGATACCTGCCACTCGCACGTCGCCGGCTACGATCTGGTCAGCGAAGGCGGCTACGCCGAGACCATGGGCCTGATCGGGAACACCATTGGCTTCGACAACGTCCGCGTCTGGCACATGAATGACGCCAAGGCCGCGCTGGGCTCGAAGCTCGACCGCCACGAAAATATCGGCCAGGGCACCATGGGCCTCGAGCCCTTCCGCCGCCTGCTCAACGAGAAGCGCTTCGCCCACGCCGCCTTCATCGCCGAAACCCCGGTCGACGAGCCGGATGACGACCGAAAGAACCTCGATGCTCTGAAGGCGCTGGTGGAGTAGCAGGGCTCAGGGGGATAG harbors:
- a CDS encoding dipeptidase — encoded protein: MTARSGRSRRQFLSTVAMTAGAAMTLGQRWAWAADAAGEGVDPRVSRTVAKTLGIDTHNHIDVPMTADEVPGPDIDLSGEMKRSGLTAICMTFATDYQQGNAYERFKNAMASMDRQLERNGMKRSLTPDDVHAAHRKHQPTVIQSVEGAHFLEGHLDRVEEAYHRGLRHFGLLHDSDATPPLGDVYTRPPQYGGLTPFGVDVVRECNRLGMLIDLAHADMKTTQDALKISTKPMVISHTGPDWRLGNDPRMAQMMRPRLISKEQAKAVASAGGAVGVWTHLADTPLDYAKNLHALADVIGVDHVCIGTDTKLTPPTPWHGGPPPGTPHPDGPHAGGPPGGPSQVGQRTNLAWADQKTGFYYAVVDAMLKVGFATDEIGKIGSGNYLRIFSAVVGE
- a CDS encoding YegP family protein, which encodes MAGKFVLSKASDGEFRFVLKAGNGETILVSELYKAKASAENGIASIKKNAHIDAHYERKEDKNGHPRFNLKAGNGEVIGASQSYHSVEAREHGIESVKHNAPEAEIEDLT
- a CDS encoding DUF3761 domain-containing protein, which codes for MYLVVMLAALFSTPALMHAQAPAGSTGQCKDGTYTSNKTKRGACGGHGGIGTWYASSTSSTAAAPASTPALAAKPAAASTPAPAAAAPAPAAAAKSSAAARTTPAPGGGNGQVWVNTDSHVYHCSGTRWYGKTKAGKYVTEAQAKAEGDKPASGKACSAN
- a CDS encoding YidB family protein; amino-acid sequence: MGFFDALKSVTESYTGNGDHAAVTSSLLEVVQNNGGVGSLLQTLQQNGAGGLVSQWAGGQTQSADPSAIENSLGNSGIIDTIAQKTGIAPDTVKSSLATVLPLLVHHATSNGVVTEDGQPAANSGSADPAAMLQSVLGKLL
- a CDS encoding N-acetylglucosamine kinase, with translation MAFFLGFDAGGTKTTCALGDDHRELLRLTGGSIKPLRVTFEEAAENMRALLAEIAAQSGVDLRQVTASCIGTAGVRLPQTQQWMRDILQPHAGGEITIVGDEEVALDGVFPGQAGVLMIAGTGSNTLGRTSTGELIHVGGWGPALGDQGSGHWIGHQALRAAFHALDFSQPTLLLDRVRAFWGAATVGDVVNIANATPPPDFSKLAPIVLACALEGDAVAARILAEGGRLLGEDALEAHRRVRALEPKAKEPGIAFIGSIFERIAPMRESVIATIRRELPTAPIANEVSDAIRGALWRARQLAVAPAV
- a CDS encoding DUF4337 domain-containing protein; translated protein: MEPNEAHELQEEHEHAAHDPSLRPVSFTMSVLAVLVAITTVLGHRTHTEAVLEQARASDQWNLYQAKKNRQYNTQLTADMLSAITIRDPDAAKKIVDGYKSHLEKWNDDLNEEQTQAHEHEEAVHRLERHANRFDLGEALLEIGLVVTSITLLTRQRFYWWMGMAFGISGMIIAAWAFLVR
- a CDS encoding ectonucleotide pyrophosphatase/phosphodiesterase; translated protein: MLSALRRAALAALLFVPPACLAHAQQFVTPVVTADHGPEAEAQQQKHYVVMVSLDGFRWDYAKRYGAPHILELAKEGASAPDGMIPSYPSLTFPNHYTLVTGLYPEHHGIVANSFYDPARNARYALGKQDAVTDGSWYGGVPLWSLAEKQGMRSACFFWPGSEAEIAGERPSYYLHFDDHIDEHQRIDQIVQWLQLPAEKRPHFLTLYYSDVDHAGHEYGPDSKQVAEAVHRVDELIGELHRKLDALHLPIDLIVVSDHGMTRVQGNWIDLDQYVSLDGFETAGPLLYAPSEAEANRVYQKLKAADARFEVYRRAKMPAGLHYDSNAREGDPVIVPKGPYLIRAHAPDPGQPVHPPMAGEHGYDPAQMPEMRAIFFAAGPDIRAGVALKPFENINVYPFVTAILGLENPPIDGSPNVLSGALKSDVVSSNEVKQ
- a CDS encoding deoxyribonuclease IV — protein: MKSRRIGIHLSTSGGVFKAAERAHEIGANTFQIFSSSPRMWRPTRIAPKDCEEMHRLCALYDCAPLVIHTSYLVNLCSQSDETRQKSIAAFRGEVERALALGAEYLVLHPGSWRGLTRDQGLELAAESIAAATEGIAFDSSNFRILIENTAGAEFSLGGSFEQVAELIARLKKVVPVGACLDTCHSHVAGYDLVSEGGYAETMGLIGNTIGFDNVRVWHMNDAKAALGSKLDRHENIGQGTMGLEPFRRLLNEKRFAHAAFIAETPVDEPDDDRKNLDALKALVE
- a CDS encoding TfoX/Sxy family protein, translated to MPRDPGLEELIHSVLGEPPGLTEKAMFGGWAYLLHGNLLCGARTGSLMLRIGRDNEAWALALPGVAPMVSRGRRMSGYVRALPEAYADDATFQRLMEAAIAFTRTLPKK
- the tmpT gene encoding thiopurine S-methyltransferase; translated protein: MQEAFWQDRWKNNQIGFHTPQANPLLVRHFGQLQMPAPARVFIPLCGKSLDMHWLLSQGHRVAGAELSPIAVAQFFEELGREPRVTAMGSLQRYDAEGVSIFQGSIFDLTPEMLGPVDMVYDRAALVAFPEEMRDRYVPHLLRLTDSAPQLLICFEYDQVCDDGPPFSVDETEVRRLYPAAAEQRLLERQEVAGGLKGKCPAMEAVWRLRPEF
- the nagA gene encoding N-acetylglucosamine-6-phosphate deacetylase is translated as MQTVITASRLIAAEEVIENPVVVVEDGVVTRIATRGEAALPEGEHVDFAGCTLAPGLFDVHIHGSVGHDIMEATPEAFGKIGSFLAARGVTSYLPTTVTAPLDTTLRSLEGLVKFMGSTEYGAKPLGIHLEGPFLSPHKKGAHAAHQLLEPTVTMFDRFWQAAEGHIRLMTIAPELPGALEVIEHATKLGVRISMGHSDANSEQAAKGTAAGAVSATHTYNAMRAFDHRSPGLLGEVLSNDHLYGELICDGLHVAPQAVKIYWKCKGPEKAILITDAMAATGMPDGNYKLGELDVRVKDGVCLIGENTLAGSTLTLDHAVRNFAAFTGAPLTEVAKLASRNPARMTGFADQVGTLAAGRSADMTVLNAKNEVVGTILRGQVRG